In a single window of the Acetivibrio clariflavus DSM 19732 genome:
- the cas5b gene encoding type I-B CRISPR-associated protein Cas5b, which translates to MKAVRLKLTQELVNYKVPTSFQLKETYPLPPYSTISGMVHSLCGYKEYHPLKISVQGKYLSKVNDLYTRYEFRPGMPFEAGRHQLEVNGFGISRGVATCELLTEVELLIHIIPEEQSIIHEIENAFKFPPEFPSLGRREDLVIINEVKVVDVNEKVLEDYIELDKNYSAYIPEKMLSNDSIKISGFAGLECGTRYNINKCYEKVNYGTKKNPKIFRKWEKVRVVYSSRISAIEDESILIDEDGNIVFAI; encoded by the coding sequence ATGAAAGCTGTTAGATTAAAACTTACTCAAGAACTTGTAAATTATAAAGTACCAACTAGTTTTCAATTAAAAGAAACATATCCTCTTCCTCCGTATTCAACAATCAGTGGTATGGTGCACTCACTTTGTGGTTATAAAGAGTATCATCCACTGAAAATAAGTGTTCAGGGTAAGTATTTATCAAAAGTAAATGACTTATATACCCGGTATGAGTTTAGACCAGGTATGCCGTTTGAAGCAGGAAGACATCAGTTAGAAGTAAATGGTTTTGGAATTAGCAGGGGAGTTGCTACGTGTGAACTATTAACCGAAGTAGAATTATTAATCCATATTATTCCGGAAGAACAGTCAATAATTCACGAAATAGAAAATGCTTTTAAATTCCCACCTGAATTTCCTTCACTTGGAAGAAGAGAGGATCTAGTTATTATAAATGAAGTAAAGGTTGTAGATGTAAACGAAAAAGTTTTGGAAGATTATATAGAGCTTGATAAAAATTACTCTGCTTATATTCCTGAAAAAATGCTTAGCAACGACTCGATTAAAATTAGTGGGTTTGCAGGATTAGAATGTGGAACTAGATACAATATCAATAAATGTTATGAGAAAGTAAATTATGGAACGAAAAAAAATCCTAAAATTTTTAGAAAGTGGGAAAAAGTTCGAGTTGTTTATTCTTCAAGAATATCTGCAATTGAGGATGAAAGTATTCTTATTGATGAAGATGGTAATATAGTATTTGCAATTTAA
- the cas7i gene encoding type I-B CRISPR-associated protein Cas7/Cst2/DevR has translation MIKSMKPKGLIISMIFEAESANYGEGIGNVASLKKMARGNGDQYTYISRQALRYNIIEQLNEPIAEVKAEGSGDKKVIQFAPDATIKDYPEIDFFGYMKTKKGEGSATRTAKVRLSNAISLETFKGDLDFLTNKGLADRLNENMNIAQSEIHRSYYRYTVTADLEQIGIDEGDNIFLENSEKARRVNKLLDTISLLYRDIRGRREDLKPLFAIGGVYDVKNPIFQNALEVKDNRLIVSTIEGVLFDSIKKDTFCGLIEGKFSNDGEIKEKLNAVSMPEFFNILKRKVSEYYESC, from the coding sequence ATGATAAAATCAATGAAGCCAAAAGGATTAATAATATCGATGATATTTGAAGCAGAGAGTGCAAATTATGGAGAAGGAATTGGTAATGTAGCTTCTTTGAAGAAAATGGCAAGGGGAAATGGAGACCAATATACCTACATATCGAGACAAGCACTACGTTATAATATTATTGAGCAATTGAATGAACCAATTGCTGAAGTAAAAGCTGAAGGAAGTGGAGATAAAAAGGTTATACAGTTTGCACCCGATGCTACAATTAAAGATTATCCTGAGATTGATTTCTTTGGTTATATGAAAACGAAAAAAGGTGAAGGTAGTGCAACTAGAACTGCGAAAGTAAGATTATCTAATGCAATTTCTCTAGAGACTTTTAAAGGTGATTTGGATTTCTTAACTAACAAAGGGCTTGCAGATAGATTAAATGAAAATATGAATATTGCCCAATCAGAAATCCACCGTTCTTATTATAGATATACTGTTACAGCAGATCTCGAGCAGATAGGTATTGATGAAGGAGATAATATCTTTTTAGAAAACTCTGAAAAAGCAAGAAGAGTAAATAAACTTTTGGATACAATTTCACTTTTATATAGGGATATAAGAGGAAGAAGGGAAGATTTGAAACCGCTATTCGCTATAGGCGGAGTATATGATGTGAAAAATCCAATTTTTCAAAATGCTCTAGAAGTAAAAGATAACCGGTTGATTGTGTCTACAATTGAAGGTGTGCTATTTGATTCTATTAAGAAGGATACTTTTTGTGGACTCATTGAGGGAAAGTTTAGCAATGATGGAGAGATAAAAGAAAAATTGAATGCTGTTTCAATGCCTGAATTTTTTAATATTTTAAAAAGAAAGGTCAGCGAATATTATGAAAGCTGTTAG
- the cas8a1 gene encoding type I-B CRISPR-associated protein Cas8b1/Cst1 — protein MVNILKHANDQVDINGQEVTIKTNVLANFEAKYYKYFVDTYGKTMTFTKLINRIDKLLNIELDESKEKEIGDDIDFIKSKVSNNSAYKGIKDKIDLKKLEKPSKKVTSINKEILEELKYLLLENKKEILKSECIGYYDQKSKTSKAPNAIIDKYINTNMLDVGLGVNEVKEYLSNEEKLNFSCFQCGRGIQKIDKGLSFLNRMFFDTARKTSHVWNFVSDIDICPICKIVYYCVPAGFTTVFGNGIFVNYNQSVERAEKINLNIRHEILHSDESKRIYNAFGTMIRSLHEKINDSKKYDLADIQIVRCEDDKYKFNLLSKNVLYALYDSRDELNSLLNTGFQEVNTYFRIYDEVMKNLLNNVNLFILIHKVLVIKISSPKDAKYNESHIRNLIKINFKYMKGVGYMESTEKDIVKISSSAGYYLREAYKSKNSENKLNGICYRLLNALKTSNKSMFMDTILNCYLYTNKPVPTFITECLKDDNVFKTIGYAFVTGLIDGNKNENTDGGDN, from the coding sequence TTGGTCAATATTTTAAAACATGCAAATGACCAAGTTGATATCAATGGACAGGAAGTAACAATAAAGACTAATGTTTTAGCGAACTTTGAAGCAAAGTACTATAAATACTTTGTTGATACATATGGAAAAACAATGACCTTTACAAAATTAATTAATAGGATAGACAAATTGCTTAATATAGAATTGGATGAATCTAAGGAAAAAGAAATAGGAGATGATATTGATTTTATTAAATCAAAAGTAAGCAATAACTCGGCTTATAAAGGGATAAAAGATAAAATAGATCTAAAAAAACTGGAAAAGCCAAGCAAAAAAGTAACATCAATAAATAAAGAAATATTGGAAGAATTGAAATATCTATTGTTAGAGAATAAAAAAGAAATATTGAAATCGGAATGCATTGGTTATTATGACCAGAAATCTAAAACCAGTAAAGCACCGAATGCAATAATTGACAAGTATATCAATACAAATATGTTAGATGTAGGATTAGGTGTTAATGAAGTAAAAGAGTATTTATCAAATGAAGAAAAATTAAACTTCTCTTGTTTTCAGTGTGGAAGGGGAATACAAAAGATTGATAAGGGATTGAGTTTTCTAAATAGAATGTTTTTTGACACAGCAAGAAAGACATCACATGTTTGGAATTTTGTCAGCGATATAGATATATGTCCTATATGCAAAATTGTATACTATTGTGTACCTGCCGGATTTACAACAGTATTTGGAAATGGAATATTTGTAAATTATAACCAAAGTGTAGAAAGAGCTGAAAAAATTAACCTAAATATAAGGCACGAGATTTTGCATAGTGATGAATCTAAAAGAATATATAATGCATTTGGAACAATGATACGGTCTTTACATGAAAAAATTAATGATAGTAAAAAGTATGACCTGGCAGATATTCAAATTGTCCGTTGTGAAGATGATAAATATAAATTTAATCTTCTCTCCAAAAACGTCCTTTATGCATTGTATGATTCTAGAGACGAACTTAATAGTCTGTTAAATACCGGCTTTCAAGAAGTGAATACCTATTTTAGGATATATGATGAAGTAATGAAAAACTTATTGAATAATGTAAACCTGTTTATTCTTATTCATAAAGTTTTAGTGATTAAAATATCAAGTCCTAAAGATGCAAAGTATAATGAAAGCCATATAAGGAACTTGATAAAAATAAACTTTAAATATATGAAAGGAGTTGGGTATATGGAAAGCACGGAAAAAGATATCGTTAAGATTTCAAGTAGTGCGGGTTACTACTTGCGGGAAGCATATAAATCCAAAAATTCTGAAAATAAACTAAATGGTATATGTTACAGACTATTAAATGCTTTAAAAACAAGTAATAAAAGTATGTTTATGGATACAATTTTGAATTGTTATTTATATACAAATAAACCAGTACCAACATTTATCACTGAATGCTTAAAAGATGATAACGTTTTTAAAACAATAGGGTATGCTTTTGTCACAGGTCTTATAGATGGCAATAAAAACGAAAATACTGATGGAGGGGATAATTAA
- a CDS encoding IS110 family transposase — MNFRPIAGIDVGKFFSEMAILSPTNEVVARMKIHHDSNTDVERAVELLNKTEKDFASRPFIVMESTGHYHKILFHSLCKAGFEVSVTNPIQTDSIKNIGIRKVKNDKVDARKIALLYRFQELKSTNIPNEDIECLRSLCRQYYKLSDELTAYKNRLTGIVDQLMLNFKDVFSNIFSKAAMAVLEEYPTPAHILKADRNKLISLIQKKSRKSLKWSTAKYELLVSKARDFAPLSIHNASNVIMLGVYISMIKTLEESLEKVLKSIRLLIAEDMAKDMPMLALTLELLQSLPGIGLLSAATILAEIGDFSAFKKPGKLVAYFGVDPSVMQSGEFTGTRNKMSKRGSRLLRRVLFTIALANIRTKRDKTACNPVLLEFYQQKCQSKPKKVALGAVMRKLVCIIFAVLRDRKPYQLRSPQEHAQMLAAKHTAA; from the coding sequence ATGAATTTCAGACCCATTGCAGGAATTGATGTGGGTAAGTTCTTCAGTGAAATGGCGATTCTTTCTCCTACCAATGAAGTGGTTGCCCGCATGAAGATTCACCATGATTCCAATACCGACGTTGAAAGAGCCGTTGAATTGCTTAATAAAACGGAAAAAGATTTTGCTTCAAGGCCTTTCATAGTCATGGAATCCACCGGGCACTATCACAAAATCCTTTTCCATTCACTTTGTAAAGCTGGATTTGAGGTTTCGGTAACAAACCCCATCCAAACTGATTCTATCAAAAATATTGGAATCAGAAAAGTGAAAAATGATAAAGTGGATGCCCGGAAAATTGCCCTACTCTATAGATTTCAGGAACTTAAGTCAACCAACATCCCCAATGAGGATATTGAGTGCCTAAGGAGCCTATGTCGCCAGTACTACAAACTGAGTGATGAGCTTACCGCCTACAAAAACAGGCTTACCGGTATTGTTGACCAACTCATGCTTAACTTCAAGGATGTCTTCTCCAATATATTTTCAAAGGCTGCTATGGCTGTCCTGGAGGAGTATCCTACTCCTGCCCATATTCTTAAGGCTGACAGGAACAAGCTGATTTCACTGATTCAGAAGAAATCCCGCAAAAGCCTCAAATGGTCAACTGCCAAGTATGAGCTTCTGGTCTCCAAGGCCAGAGATTTTGCACCTCTGAGCATTCATAATGCCTCAAATGTTATTATGCTGGGCGTATATATCTCCATGATCAAAACCTTGGAAGAAAGCCTGGAGAAAGTCCTTAAGTCCATTCGTCTACTGATTGCTGAAGATATGGCGAAGGATATGCCCATGCTGGCATTGACGCTTGAACTTTTGCAGAGCCTGCCAGGTATAGGCCTTCTCTCTGCTGCTACTATTCTTGCGGAGATTGGAGACTTTTCAGCCTTTAAAAAGCCAGGCAAGCTGGTTGCTTATTTCGGCGTTGACCCCTCTGTCATGCAGTCCGGAGAGTTTACCGGCACACGGAACAAGATGTCTAAGAGAGGTTCAAGGCTGCTTCGCAGGGTGCTTTTCACAATTGCTCTTGCTAATATCCGTACCAAGCGGGATAAGACAGCTTGCAACCCTGTGCTGCTGGAGTTCTACCAACAAAAATGCCAGAGTAAGCCTAAGAAAGTAGCTTTGGGAGCTGTTATGCGCAAGCTTGTTTGTATCATCTTTGCTGTCCTAAGGGATAGGAAACCTTACCAGTTACGCAGCCCCCAGGAACACGCTCAAATGCTTGCAGCAAAGCATACAGCAGCTTGA
- a CDS encoding DUF4367 domain-containing protein: MDCKNRIDDIWESALKREVQKIDVPEDLLDKIKSEMRNEKNINRTFMNNIKEFFCPFQLNTLRVILTAVVCVTFLAVQFLIFSENARVFALDSINNALTLVYRIVGYENGEYKVDKVPLEEPEWFYRDSVFYADKYIEQIVGFPVCFPEALSDGCNAFYGRNIYAVEDQNKNKVYMVSTIYSNNTGSNIIVLETSKDKENYFFGNIYNTKSYKVGNKEVIWGECPHLIFPNNDPRQMPIDLDISHVLLWENNGVYYRLWSANNDISVDKGLKLVEEIINNKCPENTKFKHTGVLYGKNDISNNDVMNMVGHPVRIPDELSEGFSLEYKTVSTIMENGQTGYEVCGYYKKDNRHLKITMVKIDENYSVLKNLPSTEVLNIGDVECYWYEQNASELEGKSDNFFEFKIDGVNYLLSILDGCFESKEEAISIAKSILEFQ, encoded by the coding sequence ATGGATTGCAAAAATCGAATTGACGATATATGGGAGTCGGCTCTTAAGAGAGAGGTACAGAAAATTGATGTACCTGAGGATTTATTAGATAAAATAAAATCTGAGATGAGAAATGAAAAAAATATCAATAGGACTTTCATGAATAATATTAAGGAGTTTTTTTGCCCTTTTCAATTAAACACACTAAGAGTTATTCTAACAGCTGTTGTATGTGTTACTTTTCTTGCAGTACAATTTTTGATATTCTCTGAAAATGCCAGAGTATTTGCATTAGACAGTATTAATAATGCTTTAACATTGGTATATCGGATAGTAGGCTATGAAAATGGTGAATACAAAGTCGATAAAGTACCTCTGGAAGAACCTGAGTGGTTTTACCGTGACTCTGTATTTTATGCAGATAAATATATTGAACAGATTGTCGGGTTTCCCGTTTGTTTTCCGGAAGCACTTTCAGATGGCTGCAATGCTTTTTACGGAAGAAATATATATGCTGTTGAAGACCAAAATAAAAATAAGGTTTATATGGTAAGTACAATATACAGCAATAATACAGGTAGTAATATAATTGTTTTGGAAACGTCTAAAGACAAAGAAAATTATTTTTTTGGTAATATATATAATACCAAGAGTTACAAGGTTGGAAATAAAGAAGTAATCTGGGGCGAATGTCCACACCTTATATTTCCTAATAATGACCCTCGTCAAATGCCAATAGATTTGGATATATCACATGTTCTATTGTGGGAAAACAATGGGGTATATTATAGACTATGGTCTGCAAACAATGATATATCCGTTGACAAAGGACTAAAACTGGTTGAAGAAATAATCAATAATAAATGCCCGGAGAATACTAAGTTCAAACATACAGGAGTATTATATGGTAAAAACGATATATCTAATAATGATGTAATGAATATGGTTGGGCACCCTGTAAGAATACCTGATGAATTAAGCGAGGGATTTTCCTTGGAATATAAAACGGTTTCAACAATTATGGAGAATGGTCAAACCGGTTATGAAGTATGTGGATATTATAAAAAAGATAACAGGCACTTAAAAATAACTATGGTAAAAATAGATGAAAATTATAGTGTCCTTAAAAATCTTCCTTCCACTGAAGTGTTAAATATAGGGGATGTGGAATGTTATTGGTACGAGCAAAATGCTTCTGAGTTGGAAGGCAAAAGTGATAACTTTTTTGAATTCAAAATTGATGGTGTAAACTATTTGTTGAGTATTCTAGATGGCTGTTTCGAATCAAAAGAAGAGGCTATTTCAATAGCTAAATCTATTTTAGAATTCCAATGA
- a CDS encoding RNA polymerase sigma factor: MDEINLIRLCQKGDSEAFDNLFKLYSKKALHTAYLISGSRHLAEEIVQESFIQCFKNINKLNDPQKFRSWFYRIIVRYSWKAISKEKNKDIDIEDDANICSAPDEVFNTIESLEIRKAVHRALDKLTLPLKTVVILYYFNGLSTKEISKTLNCMQGTVKSRLYNARKILGKELKQYKSLSEYGEECKINGLQKSN, encoded by the coding sequence TTGGATGAAATAAACCTTATAAGGCTTTGTCAGAAAGGGGATTCCGAGGCCTTTGATAATTTATTCAAATTATATAGTAAAAAAGCTTTACATACGGCATATCTTATTTCCGGCAGCAGGCATTTAGCAGAAGAAATAGTACAGGAATCTTTTATTCAATGCTTTAAAAATATCAATAAGCTTAATGATCCACAAAAATTTAGGTCCTGGTTTTACAGGATTATTGTAAGGTACAGTTGGAAGGCTATCTCGAAAGAAAAGAACAAGGATATAGATATAGAAGATGATGCTAATATATGTTCTGCACCTGACGAAGTTTTTAATACCATTGAGTCGTTAGAAATTCGTAAAGCTGTACACAGGGCTTTAGACAAACTTACTCTTCCTCTGAAAACCGTTGTGATACTATATTATTTCAATGGCCTTTCAACGAAAGAAATTTCAAAAACATTGAACTGTATGCAAGGTACTGTAAAGTCCAGACTTTATAATGCGAGAAAAATACTTGGCAAGGAACTTAAGCAATATAAATCTTTAAGTGAATATGGGGAGGAGTGTAAAATTAATGGATTGCAAAAATCGAATTGA
- a CDS encoding phosphoribosylanthranilate isomerase, whose product MTKIKICGIKRSEDVQYVNKYLPDYIGFVFAESKRKVSMEQAVKLRNELDPRIKAVGVFVNEDMDKVAETALKCRLDCIQLHGDENGQYVEDLRDLLKSQSDIEIWKAIRIKDEKSLFILDEYEVDTFVLDTFVEGTYGGAGKVFDWKLAKLAKSFGKIIVAGGLSSDNVSDAIELVMPYGVDVSSNVEIDGVKDEEKIRCFIEKVRSHFMLKR is encoded by the coding sequence ATGACAAAAATAAAGATTTGCGGTATAAAGAGATCGGAAGATGTTCAATATGTCAATAAATATTTGCCCGACTACATAGGTTTTGTTTTTGCGGAAAGCAAACGGAAAGTTTCGATGGAGCAGGCAGTGAAATTGAGAAATGAGCTTGATCCAAGGATAAAGGCAGTTGGGGTATTTGTGAACGAGGATATGGATAAAGTGGCGGAAACTGCTCTAAAATGCCGTTTGGACTGCATACAGCTTCATGGCGATGAGAACGGGCAATATGTTGAAGATTTGAGAGACTTGCTAAAATCCCAGAGTGATATTGAAATATGGAAGGCCATAAGGATTAAGGATGAAAAGTCATTATTTATACTGGATGAATATGAAGTTGACACCTTTGTGCTGGATACTTTTGTGGAAGGAACCTATGGAGGTGCAGGCAAGGTTTTTGACTGGAAATTGGCAAAGCTTGCGAAGTCCTTTGGGAAAATAATTGTTGCAGGCGGCTTAAGCAGTGATAATGTTTCCGATGCAATTGAATTGGTAATGCCTTATGGTGTAGATGTGAGCAGCAATGTTGAAATCGATGGGGTTAAAGATGAGGAAAAAATAAGATGCTTTATTGAGAAAGTGAGAAGTCACTTTATGCTAAAGCGTTAA
- the trpC gene encoding indole-3-glycerol phosphate synthase TrpC produces MILDKIVEQKKIQLKEEMNKISIEGWKQRIKRPGMHSAINFYDALKKNDDISIIAEVKKASPSKGIIKEDFDPLSIAKEYTESDVQAISVLTEKNFFLGDDDYLVRIRQTCPIPLLRKDFIIDLWQVYQSRCLGADAILLIVSILSDEELKKFQVVAEILGMQCLVEVHNKEELDRALDSGAKIIGINNRDLKTFEVDIRTTEKLMNYIPNDRAVVSESGIKDYNDIKYLKELGVDAVLIGETFMRAPSIKDKINELRGKAVLI; encoded by the coding sequence ATGATTTTAGATAAAATTGTAGAGCAAAAAAAGATACAACTTAAAGAAGAAATGAATAAAATATCAATAGAAGGCTGGAAACAGCGTATAAAAAGGCCTGGAATGCACAGTGCCATAAACTTTTACGATGCTCTGAAGAAAAACGATGATATATCCATAATTGCTGAAGTAAAAAAAGCTTCACCTTCAAAGGGAATAATAAAAGAGGATTTTGATCCGCTTTCAATTGCTAAGGAATATACTGAATCCGATGTGCAGGCTATTTCGGTTTTGACTGAGAAAAACTTCTTTTTAGGAGATGACGATTATCTTGTCAGGATACGTCAGACATGTCCCATACCCCTTTTAAGAAAGGACTTTATAATTGATTTATGGCAGGTATACCAATCAAGATGCCTTGGAGCTGATGCCATACTCCTTATTGTATCAATACTTTCGGATGAGGAATTGAAAAAATTCCAGGTGGTAGCAGAAATACTGGGTATGCAGTGCCTTGTGGAAGTTCATAATAAAGAGGAACTGGATAGGGCATTGGATTCGGGGGCAAAGATAATAGGGATAAACAATAGGGACCTTAAAACTTTTGAGGTGGATATCAGGACGACAGAGAAGCTTATGAATTATATTCCCAATGACAGAGCTGTGGTAAGTGAAAGCGGCATAAAGGATTATAACGATATAAAGTATCTTAAAGAGCTTGGTGTGGATGCGGTGCTGATTGGAGAAACCTTTATGAGGGCACCTTCCATCAAGGATAAAATAAATGAACTGAGGGGTAAAGCGGTGTTGATATGA
- the trpD gene encoding anthranilate phosphoribosyltransferase, with amino-acid sequence MLKEAIQKLVEGKNLCEDEIIAALNCIMEGNATPAQIGSFITALRIKGETIEEITGCAKVMREKADRITLEKDYFIDIVGTGGDCSYTFNISTAAAFVTAAGGVTVAKHGNRSVSSKSGSADVLESLGVNIALEPQKVKECIDRIGIGFMFAQTFHKSMKHAAGPRRELGIRTIFNILGPLTNPASAKGQLLGVFSDKLTEPLAHVLHNLGVEKAMVVYGMDGMDEISLSAHTKVSELKDGKVTTYYLNPEDYGMKLVSKEELVGGDSKENAKIILSILNGERGPKRDIVVLNAAAALYVGKAVENIRDGIALAEELIDSGKALEKLNELKEYSNSMIPVLY; translated from the coding sequence ATGTTAAAAGAGGCAATTCAAAAATTGGTTGAGGGCAAAAATTTATGTGAGGACGAAATAATAGCGGCATTGAACTGTATTATGGAAGGCAATGCAACACCGGCACAGATAGGAAGTTTTATAACAGCACTTAGAATTAAGGGAGAGACCATTGAGGAAATAACCGGATGCGCAAAAGTTATGAGGGAAAAAGCAGACAGAATAACACTGGAAAAGGACTACTTTATAGATATTGTCGGAACAGGTGGAGATTGTTCATATACCTTTAATATTTCCACAGCTGCGGCTTTTGTGACAGCGGCTGGAGGGGTTACAGTTGCAAAACACGGCAACAGATCGGTGTCCAGTAAAAGCGGCAGTGCCGATGTATTGGAGAGTCTTGGAGTTAATATTGCCTTAGAGCCTCAAAAGGTAAAAGAATGTATTGATAGAATTGGCATAGGATTTATGTTTGCCCAGACTTTCCACAAATCTATGAAACATGCGGCAGGACCTAGAAGAGAGCTGGGAATCAGGACTATATTCAATATTTTGGGGCCTCTTACAAATCCGGCATCGGCAAAAGGGCAGTTGCTTGGTGTATTCAGTGATAAATTGACCGAACCTTTAGCCCATGTACTTCACAACCTTGGAGTTGAAAAAGCCATGGTAGTTTACGGAATGGACGGCATGGATGAAATATCCTTGTCTGCTCATACTAAGGTTTCAGAATTGAAAGATGGAAAAGTTACTACCTATTATTTAAATCCTGAAGATTATGGAATGAAACTGGTAAGCAAAGAGGAACTTGTAGGCGGCGATTCTAAGGAAAATGCAAAAATAATTTTGTCTATTTTGAATGGAGAAAGAGGGCCGAAGAGAGACATTGTGGTCTTAAATGCTGCAGCGGCATTATATGTCGGAAAAGCGGTAGAGAATATCCGAGACGGAATTGCATTGGCTGAAGAATTGATAGACAGCGGAAAGGCTTTGGAAAAATTAAATGAGTTAAAGGAATATTCCAATTCCATGATTCCTGTTTTATATTAG
- a CDS encoding anthranilate synthase component II: MSGKILIIDNYDSFTYNLYQYVGEINPDIEVYRNDKITIDGIRERNPSHIIISPGPGFPKDAGISIEVIRVLGKHIPVLGVCLGHQAIGEAFGGKIVHAKELMHGKASEVFVNRECPLFRTLIKEKIMAGRYHSLIVENKSLPSCLKVTARSENGEIMGLMHEDYPIFGIQFHPESILTPDGKEILSNFLAIKI; this comes from the coding sequence ATGAGCGGGAAAATACTGATTATAGATAATTACGATTCTTTTACTTACAATCTCTATCAATACGTTGGAGAAATAAATCCCGATATAGAGGTATACAGAAACGACAAAATCACTATAGACGGCATTAGGGAAAGGAATCCATCCCATATAATAATTTCACCCGGGCCAGGTTTTCCTAAAGACGCCGGGATAAGTATCGAAGTCATAAGAGTTTTGGGGAAGCACATACCTGTTCTGGGAGTATGTCTAGGTCATCAGGCAATAGGTGAGGCCTTTGGGGGAAAAATCGTCCACGCAAAAGAATTAATGCATGGTAAAGCTTCGGAAGTCTTTGTGAACAGGGAATGCCCGTTGTTTAGGACCTTGATTAAGGAAAAAATAATGGCCGGAAGATATCACTCACTTATAGTGGAAAACAAATCTCTACCTTCATGCTTAAAGGTTACAGCCAGATCTGAAAATGGAGAAATAATGGGATTAATGCATGAGGACTATCCGATTTTTGGCATACAGTTCCATCCTGAGTCAATTCTTACCCCCGATGGAAAGGAAATATTGAGTAATTTTCTTGCCATAAAAATTTAA